One Actinomyces marmotae DNA window includes the following coding sequences:
- a CDS encoding RDD family protein, with translation MEDGTTASSERMMEEVRIVTGEAALLDAAPASAAVRMLSGLIDYGLMMIGLSVSLITLVSLLRPSSAASEPLTFIAVSLLLLTWLIALPLTIETVSQGSSVGRWVLGLRVVRDDGGAVRMRHSLVRVLVGSIEIYAALATLAIISCTVTRRGKRLGDLLAGTYVVRDRVETAAAPPILIPPELASWAERADLRALPGDLALVARTFLQRASTIEPRSRERIGAELAASISSSVSPPPPEGTHPERFLAAVLAERRDRELALAWKDRQVAESTRARMALLPHGVGEQEGIPPTSPTHNSAF, from the coding sequence ATGGAGGATGGAACGACGGCCTCATCCGAGCGGATGATGGAGGAGGTCCGGATCGTCACGGGCGAGGCGGCGCTCCTCGACGCCGCCCCGGCCTCGGCCGCGGTGCGCATGCTCAGCGGCCTCATCGACTACGGCCTGATGATGATCGGGCTCTCCGTGTCCCTCATCACGCTCGTGTCCCTCCTGCGCCCGAGCTCGGCGGCCTCGGAGCCACTGACCTTCATCGCGGTCTCGCTCCTCCTCCTGACCTGGCTCATCGCCCTGCCGCTGACGATCGAAACCGTCTCCCAGGGCTCCTCCGTGGGCCGATGGGTCCTGGGACTGCGAGTGGTGCGGGACGATGGCGGCGCCGTGAGGATGCGGCACTCCCTGGTCCGCGTGCTCGTGGGCAGCATCGAGATCTACGCCGCCCTGGCGACACTGGCGATCATCTCGTGCACGGTGACCAGGCGCGGCAAGCGGCTGGGGGATCTGCTCGCGGGGACCTACGTGGTCCGCGATCGGGTGGAGACGGCCGCGGCACCGCCGATCCTCATACCGCCCGAGCTCGCGTCCTGGGCGGAGCGGGCTGATCTGCGCGCCCTGCCGGGGGACCTGGCACTGGTCGCGCGGACCTTCCTGCAGCGGGCCTCGACGATCGAGCCCCGTTCGCGGGAACGGATCGGCGCCGAGCTCGCCGCGAGCATCTCCTCCAGCGTCTCTCCCCCGCCGCCGGAGGGCACGCACCCGGAGAGATTCCTCGCGGCAGTGCTGGCGGAGCGGCGGGATCGCGAGCTCGCCCTGGCGTGGAAGGACCGCCAGGTGGCCGAGTCGACTCGCGCCCGGATGGCCCTCCTGCCCCACGGCGTCGGCGAGCAGGAGGGCATCCCACCCACCTCGCCCACCCATAACTCCGCCTTCTGA
- a CDS encoding stage II sporulation protein M — protein MLLTVDIDAFAAAHRDEWERLDALVARRRLSGAQADELVILYRIAAQHLSRLRASAPDPQLIAEMSARVARARGRLTGAREIRAGDITRFLTETIPLALYRARWWAIGVGAAFTTIAVIVGVWTLRSPEAMGALGTPAELDRYAAQSFEDYYSTYDSHEFFALVWTNNARIAAICVGAGITGVVPAGLMLVNAMALGRTGAVMADHDRFLQFLALIIPHGLLELTCVFFAGGVGLRLFWTLLAPGPRSRGRALAEDGRLLITAAVGLTGALAIAGLLEGFVTGAQIPWLLKAALGLVSLAVLWAYALVLGCRAERALAGGDDVVLADQMGDAAPEAG, from the coding sequence ATGCTCCTAACCGTGGACATCGATGCCTTTGCCGCCGCGCACCGCGATGAGTGGGAGCGGCTGGACGCCCTGGTCGCCAGGCGCCGCCTGAGCGGCGCCCAGGCCGATGAGCTCGTGATCCTGTACCGGATCGCCGCGCAGCACCTGTCCCGCCTCAGAGCGTCCGCTCCCGACCCCCAACTCATCGCCGAGATGTCGGCGCGGGTGGCCCGAGCGCGGGGGCGGCTCACCGGCGCTCGGGAGATCCGGGCCGGGGATATCACCCGCTTCCTGACCGAGACGATCCCCCTCGCCCTCTACCGGGCGCGCTGGTGGGCCATCGGCGTGGGTGCCGCGTTCACGACGATCGCCGTCATCGTCGGCGTATGGACCCTGCGCAGCCCGGAGGCCATGGGCGCTCTTGGGACGCCCGCCGAACTGGACAGGTACGCCGCCCAGAGCTTCGAGGACTACTACTCGACCTACGACTCCCACGAGTTCTTCGCCCTGGTGTGGACCAACAACGCCCGGATCGCGGCGATCTGCGTCGGCGCGGGCATCACCGGTGTCGTGCCCGCCGGCCTCATGCTCGTCAACGCCATGGCCCTGGGCCGGACCGGCGCCGTCATGGCCGACCATGATCGCTTCCTCCAGTTCCTCGCGCTCATCATCCCGCATGGACTGCTGGAGCTGACCTGCGTGTTCTTCGCGGGCGGCGTGGGCCTCAGGCTCTTTTGGACCCTTCTGGCCCCTGGACCGCGCTCCCGTGGACGGGCGCTCGCCGAGGACGGCCGGCTGCTCATCACCGCCGCGGTGGGGCTGACGGGAGCGCTCGCCATCGCCGGGCTCCTGGAGGGCTTCGTCACCGGAGCCCAGATCCCGTGGCTGCTCAAGGCGGCGCTGGGGCTGGTCTCCCTGGCGGTCCTGTGGGCATACGCGCTCGTCCTG
- a CDS encoding glycosyltransferase family 2 protein has translation MTAPGPEARSSAEGIPGAGAGRAQDETLAVVVTAGVTAFLPRALVALAAQTALPAAVLIVDVASRANGLGDGTPVEEAVEASGLDLVTAVRILRAPAALTLGGAVARGLALAQERAAARPRPEVSDEDEGRPLLSLDLDPSDAQWLWLLHDDSAPEPDCLAELLQAVTTARSIALAGPKQVDWDNPDLLLEVGLRATGSARRANDIVPGEIDQGQHDDRSDVLAVGTAGALISYQAWQEVGGASPDMPLLSEGLELSHALRLAGHRVVVVPSAVIRHRRATYLGLRGADADGAPTDADEAAGAPSPVERAESPDAGQAPEAAASVEPPDLDRSFRARRTAQLVAWATISTRPLLPLLAWMILLALGRGAWRLLTKAPGLAGDELAAALTAASRPARIRRGRRRLASFTAVPRGVLAELYLDPAEIRAARRDRGRQERQRLARAAAPSELELGELAALATRRRRALGAVLALAAICGLTALGEALTARSVMGGALASLGEDWRALWDAAWSTWAGSADGYPTAMTPFLAVLALPMALAGAAGISGDALVHLLLLASLPLAAAGAWFAAGAVTRRIALRAWAALTWAAAPSLLFAAGQGRLASLIVHILLPWALVALARAVGADRRDRVLSGLAGAHRISDDELAHAESISSARVEELGELAEEELAELGEPGEQHGPGGSGPRADDAGPEEPAEAIEGAGEPTRSPDDAEESGPHDSGPHADEAGEDDTQDDAQEGAGAPPRQPLSERLAARIQQAAAAARATAAVEHYGPGSPTAAAVAGLLLAAITAAVPATAAIIVPALLLLIVVKALQRALGPSRAPGGARRLLLTLVPAAVTPAPVWWRAWQLREAGDGAAALRLLLTEPGAPVVTPAPGRADLLLGSPIDLASLIPGEHALLAVRLLLALAPLLALTGLLASGRRGGRARAGALTAIGALALAVVTAGTIIGTGLAPSGARMTVVGWPGAAQSLALAGVLAAALAGADATRAALVQRSRGWFQIAAPVACALALVPPLLLGGGWALAVAHGDRVPGQVRATNPGAPLMALRPAARQVPLIARELQRAPEASRVLVLGSTGTGDGSVLTASIWRGDGLLLTDALPEPTGARLDSRAGRSASAGSAADGAEGLADTADSSLAAAIASTVAGQGETAADELSAHGIGVVLLTTRQGDEVTASARAGLASTPGLEELARTDAAVSWRVIPSDAAQSARAVLLETADGGAPRASTVPFTGQSTTTTIPGSASGRDRVLVLAERADPGWSATLNGEPLQATTRTDGRGQWQQAFLIPASGGELTLTHSSADERMLAVAIMTVWAITALAALPLRRRRSA, from the coding sequence ATGACCGCGCCGGGCCCCGAAGCCCGCTCGAGCGCCGAGGGTATTCCCGGCGCCGGGGCCGGCCGTGCTCAGGATGAGACCCTCGCCGTCGTCGTGACCGCGGGGGTCACTGCCTTCCTGCCCCGGGCGCTGGTCGCGCTCGCGGCGCAGACCGCCCTCCCGGCCGCCGTGCTCATCGTCGACGTCGCCTCGCGCGCCAATGGCCTGGGTGACGGCACCCCCGTCGAAGAGGCCGTGGAGGCCTCCGGACTCGACCTCGTCACCGCCGTGCGCATTCTGCGCGCCCCCGCCGCGCTCACCCTTGGCGGCGCCGTCGCCCGAGGGCTCGCCCTTGCCCAGGAGCGGGCCGCGGCCCGGCCCCGCCCGGAAGTCAGTGACGAGGATGAGGGCCGCCCGCTCCTCAGCCTCGACCTCGACCCCTCCGACGCCCAGTGGCTGTGGCTCCTCCACGACGACTCCGCCCCGGAGCCCGACTGCCTCGCCGAGCTCCTCCAGGCCGTCACCACCGCCCGCTCGATCGCGTTGGCCGGCCCCAAGCAGGTGGACTGGGACAACCCCGATCTGCTCCTCGAGGTCGGGCTGCGGGCCACGGGCTCGGCGCGCCGCGCGAACGACATCGTCCCCGGCGAGATCGATCAGGGGCAGCACGATGACCGCAGCGACGTGCTCGCCGTGGGCACCGCGGGCGCGCTCATCTCCTATCAGGCCTGGCAGGAGGTCGGCGGCGCTTCGCCCGACATGCCCCTGCTCTCCGAGGGCCTGGAACTCTCCCACGCCCTGCGGTTGGCCGGGCACAGGGTCGTCGTCGTCCCGAGCGCCGTCATCCGGCACCGGCGCGCCACCTACCTCGGCCTGCGCGGCGCCGATGCGGACGGTGCTCCCACCGACGCCGATGAGGCCGCCGGCGCGCCCTCCCCGGTGGAGCGTGCCGAGTCCCCCGATGCCGGGCAGGCCCCCGAGGCCGCCGCCTCAGTGGAGCCACCGGATCTCGACCGCTCCTTCCGGGCCCGCCGCACCGCCCAACTGGTCGCCTGGGCCACGATCTCCACCCGGCCCCTGCTCCCGCTGCTTGCCTGGATGATCCTCCTCGCCCTCGGGCGGGGGGCCTGGCGCCTGCTCACCAAGGCCCCGGGCCTGGCGGGCGACGAGTTGGCGGCCGCCCTCACCGCCGCCTCCCGGCCCGCCCGCATCCGGCGCGGCCGGCGGCGCCTTGCCTCCTTCACCGCCGTCCCGCGCGGTGTGCTCGCCGAGCTGTACCTCGACCCCGCCGAGATCCGCGCGGCCAGGAGGGACCGGGGCCGCCAGGAGCGCCAGCGCCTCGCCCGCGCCGCCGCGCCCAGTGAGCTCGAGCTCGGCGAGCTCGCGGCCCTGGCCACCCGCCGTCGGCGGGCTCTGGGGGCCGTCCTGGCCCTGGCCGCCATCTGCGGCCTGACCGCCCTGGGCGAGGCGCTCACTGCCCGCTCCGTCATGGGCGGGGCGCTCGCCTCGCTCGGCGAGGACTGGCGGGCCCTGTGGGACGCGGCCTGGAGCACCTGGGCGGGCTCGGCCGACGGCTACCCCACCGCGATGACGCCCTTCCTCGCGGTCCTCGCCCTGCCGATGGCGCTGGCCGGCGCGGCGGGTATCAGCGGGGACGCGCTCGTCCACCTGCTCCTGCTCGCCTCGCTGCCACTGGCCGCCGCCGGCGCCTGGTTTGCCGCGGGCGCGGTCACCCGCCGTATCGCCCTGCGAGCCTGGGCCGCCCTGACCTGGGCGGCCGCGCCCAGCCTGCTGTTCGCCGCCGGGCAGGGGCGCCTGGCCTCGCTCATCGTCCACATCCTCCTGCCCTGGGCGCTGGTCGCGCTGGCCCGCGCCGTCGGCGCCGACCGCCGCGATCGCGTGCTCTCGGGCCTGGCGGGCGCCCACCGCATCTCCGACGACGAACTCGCCCACGCCGAGAGCATCAGCAGCGCCCGCGTCGAGGAGCTCGGGGAGCTCGCGGAAGAGGAGCTCGCGGAACTCGGGGAGCCGGGCGAGCAGCACGGGCCCGGGGGCTCCGGGCCGCGGGCGGATGACGCCGGCCCGGAGGAGCCCGCTGAGGCCATCGAAGGGGCAGGGGAGCCCACCCGGAGCCCTGACGACGCCGAAGAGTCTGGGCCCCACGACTCCGGGCCCCACGCCGACGAGGCGGGGGAGGACGACACCCAGGATGACGCCCAGGAAGGCGCCGGGGCCCCGCCGAGGCAGCCCCTGTCCGAACGGCTGGCCGCCAGGATCCAGCAGGCGGCCGCCGCGGCCCGGGCCACCGCCGCCGTCGAGCACTACGGCCCCGGCTCCCCGACGGCCGCCGCCGTCGCCGGGCTGCTCCTGGCCGCCATCACCGCGGCAGTCCCCGCCACAGCCGCCATCATCGTCCCCGCGCTGCTCCTGCTCATCGTCGTCAAGGCGCTCCAGCGGGCGCTCGGCCCCAGCCGGGCCCCCGGCGGGGCGCGGCGCCTCCTGCTCACCCTCGTCCCGGCCGCCGTCACCCCGGCGCCCGTGTGGTGGCGCGCCTGGCAGCTGCGCGAGGCGGGCGACGGGGCCGCGGCGCTCCGCCTCCTTCTCACTGAGCCCGGCGCGCCCGTGGTCACCCCGGCGCCCGGCCGCGCGGACCTCCTCCTCGGCTCGCCCATCGACCTGGCCTCGCTCATTCCCGGCGAGCACGCGCTCCTGGCCGTCCGCCTCCTGCTGGCGCTCGCCCCACTCCTCGCCCTCACCGGCCTGCTGGCCTCCGGGCGCCGGGGCGGCAGGGCCCGCGCGGGCGCCCTCACGGCGATCGGAGCCCTCGCCCTCGCCGTTGTCACCGCCGGGACCATCATCGGCACCGGCCTTGCGCCCAGCGGCGCCCGCATGACCGTGGTCGGCTGGCCGGGCGCCGCGCAGAGCCTCGCCCTGGCGGGGGTGCTCGCCGCGGCCCTGGCCGGGGCCGATGCCACCCGCGCCGCCCTGGTCCAGCGCTCCCGCGGCTGGTTCCAGATCGCCGCGCCCGTGGCCTGCGCGCTCGCCCTCGTCCCGCCCCTGCTGCTCGGCGGCGGATGGGCCCTCGCCGTCGCGCATGGCGACCGCGTCCCCGGCCAGGTGCGGGCCACCAACCCGGGCGCCCCCCTCATGGCCCTGCGGCCGGCGGCCCGGCAGGTCCCGCTCATCGCTCGCGAGCTCCAGCGCGCCCCCGAGGCCAGTCGCGTCCTCGTCCTGGGCTCGACCGGGACCGGCGACGGATCGGTGCTGACCGCCTCCATCTGGCGCGGCGATGGCCTCCTGCTCACCGATGCGCTGCCCGAGCCCACCGGGGCCCGTCTCGACAGCCGCGCTGGCCGGTCCGCCTCAGCGGGCTCGGCCGCGGACGGGGCCGAAGGCCTCGCTGACACCGCCGATTCCTCACTGGCGGCGGCCATCGCCAGCACCGTCGCGGGCCAGGGTGAGACGGCCGCCGACGAACTCTCGGCGCACGGCATCGGCGTCGTCCTGCTGACCACCAGGCAGGGCGACGAGGTCACGGCCTCCGCCCGCGCCGGGCTGGCCTCCACCCCCGGCTTGGAGGAGCTCGCGCGCACGGACGCCGCCGTCTCCTGGCGCGTCATCCCCAGCGATGCCGCGCAGTCGGCGCGCGCCGTCCTCCTCGAGACCGCCGACGGCGGCGCCCCGCGCGCCTCCACCGTCCCGTTCACCGGCCAGAGCACCACCACGACCATCCCCGGCTCCGCCTCCGGGCGCGACCGCGTGCTCGTGCTCGCCGAGCGCGCCGATCCCGGCTGGAGCGCCACCCTCAACGGCGAGCCCCTCCAGGCCACCACCCGGACCGATGGCCGGGGCCAGTGGCAGCAGGCCTTCCTTATCCCCGCCAGTGGCGGCGAGCTCACCCTCACCCACTCCTCCGCCGACGAGCGGATGCTCGCCGTCGCCATCATGACGGTCTGGGCGATCACAGCCCTGGCCGCGCTCCCGCTGCGCCGTAGGAGGTCCGCATGA
- a CDS encoding DUF3499 domain-containing protein codes for MRNVRSCRRPGCENPAVATLTSVYADSTIVIGPLSTERRPEAYDLCAKHVESFTAPRGWQIIRLATEFAPAPPSEDDLLALADAVREASRAPRPPARPAEHVGRPGGIMPAPLTHDPDVLPDHLTGLGDGEITRRGHLRVLRGEKED; via the coding sequence GTGAGGAATGTGAGGAGTTGCCGGCGGCCCGGCTGCGAGAACCCTGCTGTCGCGACGCTCACCAGCGTCTACGCGGATTCCACGATCGTCATCGGACCGCTGTCAACGGAGCGCCGGCCCGAGGCCTACGACTTGTGCGCCAAGCACGTCGAGTCCTTCACCGCCCCCAGGGGGTGGCAGATCATCCGGTTGGCCACCGAGTTCGCCCCCGCGCCGCCCTCGGAGGATGACCTGCTCGCCCTGGCTGATGCCGTCCGCGAGGCCTCGCGCGCGCCCCGGCCCCCGGCCCGGCCCGCCGAGCACGTGGGCCGCCCCGGCGGCATCATGCCGGCCCCGCTCACCCATGACCCCGACGTCCTGCCAGACCACCTCACGGGCCTCGGGGATGGGGAGATCACCCGCCGCGGCCATCTCCGGGTCCTGCGCGGCGAGAAGGAGGACTGA
- a CDS encoding TIGR03089 family protein, whose amino-acid sequence MNDPLTPLLPTSADGDRPWLIWYAPEERIELTGRVLAMWSSKTAAFLDAEAGPAPLVHCALEPHWRTVTWWLGTWQAGGGVLDAGADETSTAVAPAVSVAFSPDRLHQDADVQALVARASLALRWPGALPPLVSDGVADLMAHPDSFPALPAAPGAPALIEATGAPGGPGSGRSLDRGALVDSLPPATGPAGATPGTPGAVLIRHETMPAAMRAILAAWRDGRAAVLLAPGADDALATAAARQEGAA is encoded by the coding sequence ATGAACGACCCCCTCACCCCACTCCTCCCGACCTCGGCCGACGGCGATCGCCCCTGGCTGATCTGGTACGCGCCCGAGGAGCGCATCGAGCTGACGGGGCGCGTGCTGGCGATGTGGTCGTCGAAGACCGCCGCCTTCCTCGACGCCGAGGCGGGCCCCGCACCCCTCGTCCACTGCGCGCTGGAGCCCCACTGGAGGACGGTGACCTGGTGGCTCGGGACCTGGCAGGCGGGGGGCGGCGTCCTGGACGCGGGCGCCGACGAGACCAGCACCGCCGTCGCGCCCGCCGTCAGCGTCGCCTTCTCCCCCGACCGGCTCCACCAGGACGCCGACGTCCAGGCCCTCGTGGCCCGAGCCTCGCTCGCCCTGCGCTGGCCGGGCGCGCTGCCGCCCCTGGTGAGCGACGGCGTCGCCGATCTCATGGCCCATCCGGACTCCTTCCCAGCCCTCCCGGCGGCGCCCGGCGCCCCCGCGCTCATCGAGGCCACCGGGGCGCCTGGCGGGCCCGGCTCGGGGCGGAGCCTCGACCGGGGGGCACTGGTCGACTCCCTGCCCCCCGCCACGGGCCCGGCGGGCGCCACGCCCGGGACTCCCGGCGCGGTCCTCATCCGCCACGAGACGATGCCGGCCGCGATGCGCGCCATCCTCGCCGCCTGGAGGGATGGGCGCGCCGCCGTGCTCCTGGCGCCGGGCGCCGACGACGCGCTCGCCACCGCGGCCGCCCGTCAGGAGGGGGCCGCCTGA
- a CDS encoding DUF5719 family protein, translated as MSPHLSLGPSPVRRAAGLGAGVVLLAGAVGLAAWAGPAPAAPIREVGAVGIDAPAGTAAYGCPAAPANTLSGVDVRQATTTTTILPVGSPASLRYAGTAVNAGPSSPTTLTGPQGSGGGILTAAPANDSSPAGAAGAVTSATDAGDLRGLAAAPCAPGRSVAWIVGGSTALGSSAELRLTNPGVTTVSARVRLYGSAGAISLPSNGEVVVEPGKTSSLLLESAGAADPRIALSVESDGGSIVSTLVTEGLDGETPAGVEMLTPGAAPATEQTIPAVALAKAAEQGSEAVSGAVSSDEPVLRVVNPGDTPATVAVTLLGSAGPTPLPGAQAVTIDPGSVFDITLTGVDAGAYGIRVTSDAPVSAAARMVRVGGELPARSGALAHDVAWSQAAPSGALASATALMPRDGVSPELVISSTAGEARTVDLASPDGSWSTTVDIPAGSSVTAQVPAGVSAVRLSAARPDGLSAAVLLTREASGDAAGPLIAVLPVIADSAARASTRISLG; from the coding sequence ATGAGCCCCCACCTCAGCCTCGGGCCGAGCCCCGTTCGGCGCGCCGCCGGATTGGGCGCCGGGGTCGTCCTCCTCGCCGGCGCCGTCGGCCTGGCGGCCTGGGCCGGCCCCGCTCCCGCGGCGCCCATCCGGGAGGTCGGCGCCGTCGGCATCGACGCGCCCGCAGGCACCGCGGCCTACGGCTGCCCCGCCGCCCCCGCCAACACCCTCAGCGGCGTCGATGTGCGGCAGGCCACCACGACCACCACGATCCTCCCCGTCGGATCGCCTGCCTCGCTGCGCTACGCGGGCACGGCCGTGAATGCCGGGCCCTCCTCCCCGACGACGCTCACCGGCCCCCAGGGCTCCGGCGGCGGAATCCTCACCGCCGCCCCCGCCAACGACTCCAGCCCTGCCGGTGCTGCCGGCGCCGTCACCTCGGCCACTGATGCGGGGGACCTGCGCGGGCTGGCCGCTGCGCCCTGCGCGCCCGGCCGCTCCGTCGCCTGGATCGTCGGGGGCTCGACCGCTCTCGGCTCCTCCGCCGAACTGCGCCTGACCAACCCCGGCGTCACCACCGTGTCCGCCCGCGTGCGCCTGTACGGCTCGGCCGGGGCGATCTCCCTTCCCTCCAATGGCGAGGTCGTCGTCGAGCCGGGGAAGACCTCGTCCCTCCTCCTGGAGTCCGCTGGCGCCGCCGATCCGAGGATCGCCCTGTCCGTTGAATCCGACGGCGGGAGCATCGTGTCCACCCTCGTCACCGAGGGCCTTGACGGTGAGACCCCCGCCGGGGTGGAGATGCTCACCCCGGGCGCCGCGCCCGCCACCGAGCAGACCATCCCCGCGGTGGCCCTGGCGAAGGCCGCCGAGCAGGGCTCCGAGGCTGTGAGCGGGGCGGTGTCCTCCGACGAGCCCGTCCTGCGCGTGGTCAACCCCGGGGACACCCCGGCCACCGTCGCGGTCACGCTCCTCGGCAGCGCCGGCCCCACCCCACTGCCCGGCGCGCAGGCCGTCACCATCGATCCCGGCTCCGTCTTCGACATCACCCTGACTGGCGTCGACGCCGGTGCCTACGGCATCCGGGTCACCTCCGACGCTCCCGTCAGCGCCGCCGCCAGGATGGTCCGCGTCGGCGGCGAACTGCCCGCGCGCTCCGGCGCTCTGGCCCACGACGTCGCCTGGAGCCAGGCGGCCCCGTCCGGCGCTCTCGCCTCCGCGACGGCCCTCATGCCCCGCGACGGCGTCTCGCCGGAACTCGTCATCTCCTCGACGGCGGGCGAGGCCAGGACCGTGGACCTGGCCAGTCCCGATGGGTCGTGGTCGACCACCGTCGACATCCCAGCGGGGTCGAGCGTGACAGCCCAGGTGCCGGCGGGGGTGAGCGCCGTGCGGCTGAGCGCCGCGCGGCCTGACGGCCTGAGCGCCGCCGTGCTGCTCACCCGCGAGGCCTCGGGGGATGCGGCCGGCCCGCTCATCGCCGTCCTGCCGGTCATCGCCGACTCCGCCGCGCGGGCCTCCACGCGGATCAGCCTCGGCTGA
- a CDS encoding metallopeptidase family protein — translation MRRPRSFQPRALPAPAPRSARRHRDRHGHGLRGPLMPPVLPAWRTRAERFDALVIEVADDLARRHPFVADVQFAVEEVPPSDPAPWEPGIVLGRGFAPEPRAGLPGRVVVYRRPVVSRTRDTTELRALVRHVVVEQVSTMMGRRPEEIDPDFF, via the coding sequence GTGAGACGCCCCCGCTCCTTCCAGCCCCGAGCCCTCCCGGCCCCGGCCCCGAGGTCGGCCAGGCGCCACCGGGACCGTCACGGGCACGGCCTGCGCGGCCCGCTCATGCCCCCGGTGCTGCCGGCCTGGCGGACCCGCGCCGAGCGCTTCGACGCCCTGGTCATCGAGGTCGCCGACGATCTGGCCCGGAGGCACCCCTTCGTCGCGGACGTGCAGTTCGCCGTCGAGGAGGTTCCGCCCTCCGACCCCGCGCCCTGGGAGCCGGGGATCGTCCTGGGGCGCGGTTTCGCGCCGGAGCCCCGCGCGGGGCTACCCGGACGGGTGGTTGTCTACCGCCGGCCAGTGGTCTCCCGGACCCGGGACACCACCGAACTGCGCGCGCTCGTGCGCCACGTCGTCGTCGAGCAGGTCTCCACGATGATGGGCCGCCGCCCGGAGGAGATCGACCCGGACTTCTTCTGA
- a CDS encoding WhiB family transcriptional regulator, with translation MILLFGGGDESGPLPWQERALCAQTDPEAFFPEKGGSTREAKRVCASCEVREECLEYALANDERFGIWGGLSERERRKLKRRAV, from the coding sequence ATCATCCTTCTCTTCGGGGGTGGGGACGAGTCCGGCCCGCTGCCGTGGCAGGAGCGCGCGCTGTGCGCCCAGACCGATCCCGAGGCCTTCTTCCCGGAGAAGGGCGGCTCCACCCGCGAGGCCAAGCGCGTGTGCGCCAGTTGCGAGGTCCGCGAGGAGTGCCTTGAGTACGCCCTCGCCAATGACGAGCGCTTCGGCATCTGGGGAGGCCTGTCGGAGCGGGAGCGCCGCAAGCTCAAGCGCCGGGCCGTATGA